In a genomic window of Lonchura striata isolate bLonStr1 chromosome 4, bLonStr1.mat, whole genome shotgun sequence:
- the NOP56 gene encoding nucleolar protein 56, protein MVLLHVLFEHAAGYALFAVREVEEIGLLLPQVEESVLTLGKFHNMVKLVAFSPFRSAQSALENMNAVSEGVLHEELRLLLDTALPPKRKKVVLGVGDAKMGAAVLEELGVQCQTGGVVAELMRGIRLHFPALVRGLTAQSAAKAQLGLGHSYSRAKVKFNVHRVDNMIIQSISLLDQLDKDINTFSMRVREWYGYHFPELIKIVPENSMYCRVAKFIGNRRELSEESLEGLEEIVMDSAKAQAILEASRSSMGMDISPLDLINIESFSRRVISLSEYRKELQEYLRSKMSQVAPSLSALIGEVVGARLISHAGSLTNLAKYPASTVQILGAEKALFRALKTRGNTPKYGLIFHSTFIGRAAAKNKGRISRYLANKCTIASRIDCFSEVPTSVFGDKLREQVEERLAFYETGEPPRKNLEVMKEAVVEANEVVAEVKRRQEKKEKKRKKREKRRLEALAAAAEEPAENSVMETEENDVGAKKKKKKKKQQQPEESEAEAEPEENGVEEEEEEEPLPKKKRKVTVEAEEEEEEEEKKKKKKKKKAAAQDSEED, encoded by the exons ATG GTGCTGCTGCACGTGCTGTTCGAGCATGCGGCCGGGTACGCGCTGTTCGCCGTGCGAGAGGTGGAGGAGATCGGCCTGCTGCTGCCGCAG GTGGAGGAGAGCGTCCTGACGCTGGGCAAGTTCCACAACATGGTGAAGCTCGTGGCCTTCTCGCCCTTCCGCTCGGCGCAGAGCGCGCTGGAGAACATGAACGCCGTGTCCGAGG GAGTCCTGCACGAGGAGCTGCGGCTGCTGCTGGACACGGCGCTGCCCCCCAAGAGGAAGAAGGTGGTGCTGGGCGTGGGCGATGCCAAGATGGGCGCGGCcgtgctggaggagctgggggtgcagtGCCAGACCGGGGGCGTCGTGGCCGAGCTGATGCGCG GGATCCGGCTGCACTTCCCGGCGCTGGTGCGAGGCCTCACGGCTCAGTCGGCGGCCAAGGCCCAGCTGGGGCTCGGCCACAGCTACTCCCGGGCCAAGGTGAAGTTCAACGTGCACCGCGTGGACAACATGATCATCCAGTCCATCAGCCTGCTGGACCAGCTGGACAAGGACATCAACACCTTCTCCATGCGCGTCCG ggagtGGTACGGGTACCACTTCCCCGAGCTGATCAAGATCGTCCCCGAGAACTCCATGTACTGCCGGGTGGCCAAATTCATCGGGAACCGGCGGGAGCTGAGCGAGGAGAGCCTGGAAGGGCTGGAGGAGATCGTCATGGACAGCGCCAAGGCCCAGGCCATCCTGGAGGCCTCCCGCTCCTCCATGG GGATGGACATCTCCCCCCTGGACCTCATCAACATCGAGAGCTTCTCGCGCCGCGTCATCTCCCTGTCCGAGTACcgcaaggagctgcaggagtaCCTGCGCTCCAAGATGAGCCAGGTGGCCCCCAGCCTGTCAGCCCTCATCGGGGAGGTG GTGGGCGCCCGCCTCATCTCGCACGCTGGCAGCCTGACCAACCTGGCCAAGTACCCGGCGTCGACGGTGCAGATCCTGGGCGCCGAGAAGGCCCTGTTCAG GGCGCTGAAGACGCGGGGGAACACCCCCAAGTACGGCCTCATCTTCCACTCCACCTTCATCGGGCGCGCGGCCGCCAAGAACAAGGGACGCATCTCGCGCTACCTGGCCAACAAGTGCACCATCGCCTCGCGCATCGACTGCTTCTCAG AGGTGCCCACCAGTGTCTTTGGGGACAAGCTGCGGGAGCAGGTGGAGGAGCGCTTGGCCTTCTACGAGACCGGGGAGCCGCCCCGCAAGAACCTGGAGGTGATGAAGGAGGCCGtggtggag gccaACGAGGTGGTGGCTGAGGTGAAGAGGAGgcaggagaagaaggagaagaagaggaagaagagggagaagCGGCGGCTGGAGGCCCTGGCGGCGGCCGCCGAGGAGCCGGCGGAGAACTCGGTGATGGAGACGGAG GAGAACGACGTGGGGgccaagaagaagaagaaaaagaagaagcagcagcagccagaggagtctgaggcagaggcagagcccGAGGAGAAcggggtggaggaggaggaggaggaggagccgttgcccaagaagaaaaggaaagtcaCGGTAGaggctgaggaggaagaggaggaggaggagaagaagaaaaagaagaagaagaagaaggcaGCGGCTCAGGACTCTGAGGAGGATTAG
- the DCTN1 gene encoding dynactin subunit 1 isoform X4, which yields MSSEGGTKPLKVGSRVEVIGKGHRGTVAYVGATLFATGKWVGVILDEAKGKNDGTVQGRRYFTCEENHGIFVRQSQIQVFEDGADTTSPETPESAAMKVPKRDSLDATKASKLRGAKPKKAPATRKSTARRPKPTRTPTSSASGGTAGPSGSASASGGEMSSSEPGTPAQTPLVAPVIPTPSLGSPGAPPVPSPTKEEENLRAQVRDLEEKLETLKIKRNEDKAKLKELEKYKIQLEQVQEWKSKMQEQQADLQKRLKEAKREAKDALEAKERYMEEMADTADAIEMATLDKEMAEERAESLQQEVDSLKEKVEYLTMDLEILKHEIEEKGSDGAASSYQVKQLEEQNARLKEALVRMRDLSASEKQEHVKLQKQMEKKNTELESLRQQREKLQEEVKQAEKTVDELKEQVDAALGAEEMVETLTERNLDLEEKVRELRETVGDLEAMNEMNDELQENARETELELREQLDMATARVREAEKRVEAAQETVADYQQTIKKYRELTAHLQDVNRELMSQQEASAEKQQQPPPEMFDFKIKFAETKAHAKAIEMELRQMEVQQANRHVSLLTSFMPDSFLRHGGDHDCVLVLLLIPRLICKAELISKQAQERFELSESCAERAGLRGAPGEQLSFAAGLVYSLSLLQATLHKYEQALNRCSVEVYKKVGSLYPEMSVHERSLDFLIELLHKDQLDETVNVEPLTKAIKYYQHLYSIHLADQAEDCTLQLADHIKFTQSALDCMGVEVCRLRAFLQAGQEAADLAILLKDLETSCSDIRQFCKKIRRRMPGTDAPGIPAALGFGAQVSDTLLECRKHLTWVVAVLQEVAAAGAQLIAPLAENEGLPAPRLEELAFKVSEQIYGSQGINPYECLRQSCSILMATMNKMATAMQEGEYDADRPQSKPTPPAELRAAALRAEITDAEGLGLKLEDRETVIKELKKSLKIKGEELSEANVRLSLLEKKLDSASKDADDRVEKIQTKLDETQTLLKKKEKEFEETMDALQADIDQLESEKVELKQRLNNQSKRTIEGLRGAPASGVASIVSGIAGEEQQRGGGAGQVPGGGSGPVQVKDSPLLLQQIDALQLSLKHLKNENNLLKGAQLRMELASLAPLQVPRVARPPEGMPTQSLYRKTTQLLETLYQLSANAKVLDVRQSKSTRSSSARLLEQTARLCALKNSIDALKDDTLREMVQQQPGAGVSTTFGTFPSSSFLKAKQEQARGPALCGRVTIPCAPGHGQAHRVLLTPDLLQHLRQHFVA from the exons GCCCCGGCCACACGCAAG AGCACCGCCCGCCGACCCAAG CCCACCCGGACCCCCACATCGTCGGCGTCCGGCGGCACCGCCGGGCCCTCGGGCTCGGCCTCGGCGTCCGGCGGGGAGATGAGCAGCAGCGAGCCCGGCACGCCCGCCCAGACCCCGCTGGTGGCCCCCGTCATCCCCACGCCCTCCCTCGGCTCCCCGGGGGCACCCCCCGTCCCCTCGCCCACCAAG GAGGAAGAGAATCTCCGTGCTCAGGTCAGGGACCTTGAGGAGAAGCTGGAGACACTGAAAATCAAGAGGAATGAGGACAAGGCGAAGCtcaaggagctggagaagtacaagatccagctggagcaggtgcAGGAATGGAAGAGCAaaatgcaggagcagcaggctgACCTCCAGAAGCGCCTGAAGGAGGCCAAGAGG GAAGCCAAGGATGCCCTGGAGGCCAAGGAAAGGTACATGGAGGAGATGGCAGACACGGCGGACGCCATCGAGATGGCCACGCTGGACAAGGAGATGGCCGAGGAGCGGGCAGagtccctgcagcaggaggtggATTCCCTCAAGGAGAAGGTGGAATACCTCACCATGGACCTGGAGATCCTCAAGCACGAGATCGAGGAGAAAg GCTCCGATGGAGCAGCATCCAGCTACCAGGTCAAacagctggaggagcagaatGCCAGGCTCAAGGAGGCTCTGGTCAG GATGAGGGATTTGTCTGCCTCGGAGAAGCAGGAGCACGTGAAGCTCCAGAAGCAGATGGAGAAGAAGAACACGGAGCTGGAGTcgctgcggcagcagcgggagaagctgcaggaggaggtgaAGCAGGCGGAGAAGACGGTGGATGAGCTCAAGGAGCAG GTGGACGCAGCGCTGGGTGCTGAGGAGATGGTGGAGACTCTGACCGAGAGAAACCTGGATCTGGAGGAGAAGGTCCGGGAGCTGCGGGAGACCGTTGGGGACCTG GAAGCCATGAACGAGATGAACGACGAGCTGCAGGAGAACGCCCGGGAGACGGAGCTggagctgcgggagcagctgGACATGGCCACGGCGCGCGTGCGCGAGGCCGAGAAGCGCGTGGAGGCCGCGCAGGAGACCGTGGCCGACTACCAGCAGACCATCAAAAAGTACCGCGAGCTCACGGCTCACCTGCAG GATGTGAACCGGGAGCTGATGAGCCAGCAGGAAGCATCTgcggagaagcagcagcagccgcccCCCGAGATGTTCGACTTCAAGATCAAATTTGCAGAGACGAAAGCCCACGCCAAG GCCATCGAGATGGAGCTGCGGCAGATGGAAGTGCAGCAGGCCAACCGCCACGTGTCCCTCCTCACCTCCTTCATGCCCGACAGCTTCCTGCGGCACGGCGGCGACCACGACTGCGTCCTGGTGCTCCTGCTCATCCCACGCCTCATCTGCAAG GCCGAGCTGATCAGCAAACAGGCGCAGGAGAGGTTCGAGCTGAGCGAGAGCTGCGCGGAGCGGGCGGGGCTGCGCGGAGCTCCCGGGGAGCAGCTCAGCTTCGCCGCCGGCCTCGTCTATTCCCTGAGCCTGCTCCAGGCCACGCTCCACAAATACGAGCA ggccCTGAACCGCTGCAGTGTGGAGGTGTACAAGAAGGTGGGGAGCCTGTACCCCGAGATGAGCGTCCACGAGCGCTCCCTGGACTTCCTGATCGAGCTGCTCCACAAGGACCAGCTGGACGAGACCGTCAACGTGGAGCCGCTCACCAAAGCCATCAAGTACTACCAG CACCTGTACAGCATCCACCTGGCTGACCAGGCTGAGGACTGCACCCTGCAGCTGGCCGACCACATCAAG TTCACCCAGAGTGCCTTGGACTGCATGGGGGTGGAGGTGTGCCGGCTGCGGGCCTTCCTCCAG gccGGGCAGGAGGCGGCCGACCTGGCCATCCTGCTCAAGGACCTGGAGACGTCCTGCAGCGACATCCGCCAGTTCTGCAAGAAGATCCGGCGCCGCATGCCGGGCACGGACGCGCCGGGAATTCCGGCGGCCCTGGGCTTCGGAGCgcag GTGTCGGACACGCTGCTGGAGTGCCGGAAGCACCTGACGTGGGTGGTGGCCGTGCTGCAGGAGGTGGCGGCGGCCGGGGCGCAGCTGATCGCGCCGCTGGCCGAGAACGAGGGGCTGCCGGCCCCGCGCCTCGAGGAGCTGGCCTTCAAAGTCAGCGAGCAG ATTTATGGCTCCCAGGGCATCAACCCCTACGAGTGCCTGCGCCAGTCCTGCAGCATCCTCATGGCCACCATGAACAAGATGGCCACGGCCATGCAGGAGGGCGAGTACGACGCCGACCGCCCGCAGAGCAAG CCCACGCCGCCAGCAGAGCTCCGGGCGGCTGCGCTCCGGGCGGAGATCACGGATGCGGAGGGTCTGGGGCTGAAGCTGGAGGACAGGGAGACGGTCATCAAGGAGCTGAAGAAGTCCCTCAAGATCAAG ggcgAGGAGCTCAGCGAGGCCAACGTGCGGCTCAGCCTGTTGGAGAAGAAGCTGGACAGCGCCTCCAAGGACGCCGATGACCGTGTGGAAAAGATCCAGACCAAGCTGGATGAGACCCAGACCCTGctcaaaaagaaggagaa GGAGTTTGAGGAGACCATGGACGCTCTCCAGGCTGACATTGACCAACTGGAGTCGGAGAAGGTGGAGCTGAAGCAGCGCCTGAACAACCAGTCCAAGAGAACCATCGAGGGGCTGCGGGGCGCGCCGGCCTCGGGCGTGGCCTCCATCGTGTCGGGCATCGCCGGAG aggaaCAGCAGCGAG GCGGCGGTGCCGGGCAGGTGCCGGGAggcggctccggccccgtgCAGGTGAAGGATTcgccgctgctgctgcagcagatcGACgccctgcagctctccctgAAGCACCTCAAGAACGAGAACAACCTGCTCAAG GGTGCCCagctgaggatggagctggCCAGCCTGGCCCCGCTGCAGGTGCCCCGCGTGGCGCGGCCGCCCGAGGGGATGCCCACGCAGAGCCTCTACCGCAAGACCACGCAGCTCCTGGAGACCCTCTACCAGCTCAGCGCCAACGCCAAGGTGCTGGACGTGAGGCAGAGCAAATCCA CGAGGAGCTCGTCGGCGCGGCTGCTGGAGCAGACAGCCCGGCTCTGCGCCCTCAAGAACTCCATCGAcgccctgaag GACGACACGCTGCGGGAGATGGTTCAGCAGCAGCCGGGCGCCGGCGTCTCCACCACCTTCGGCACCTTCCCGTCCTCTTCCTTCCTGAAG GCGAAGCAGGAGCAGGCGCGGGGCCCGGCGCTGTGCGGGCGGGTGACAATCCCGTGCGCGCCGGGGCACGGCCAGGCCCACCGGGTGCTGCTCACCCCcgacctgctccagcacctccgCCAGCACTTCGTCGCCTGA